In Caloramator sp. E03, the sequence CATACTATTTTATGGATGTCCCCATGGATGTCCCCCTGATTTTGCAGATATTGTGTATGAAATAAGTAACCGTCCCTCGTCTTGTATTAAATTGATATCATTATGCATAAAATAAGTAACCGTCCTTGAATTTGTTACAAAATTATATAAAATAAGTAACCGTCCCCAAATTTATCTGAATTTACAAAAAAATACTTGACTTGTGTTAGCTAGTCTGCAATTATATAAAAGGGTGCTGCTTATTGGTTAGGTTAAATCAATGTGCCATTTTACTTTTATCCCAAGTTGGAGGAAGGTTTATTGGGATAGTAAAAGTTTTACATAATAAGCAGCACCCGTTTTGGCTATTATTACTTATTCTCCAAGATACGCTTTTTTTACATCTTCATTTTGGAGTATCTCTTTGGCATCTCCTTCCAAGCTTATTGTCCCTGTTTCAAGAACATAAGCCCTATTTGCAATTGACAAGGCTATATGTGCATTTTGTTCAACAAGAAGTATAGTTCTTCCTTCTTTATTTATTTCTTTTATTATTTTAAATATTTCTTTTACAAGGAGTGGCGAAAGCCCCATAGATGGTTCATCTAAAAGTAACAGATCTGGATTTGACATAAGTGCTCTTCCAATTGCAAGCATCTGCTGTTCTCCACCTGATAGCGTACCTGCAATTTGATTTCTTCTTTCCTTTAGTCTTGGAAATAATTCGTAAACAAGTTCATAATCTTTTTTAACATTTTTATCTTTTCTCAAATATGCACCCATTTCAAGATTCTCCATTACTGTCATTGAAGGAAAAACTCTTCTACCTTCAGGGCATTGTATTAACCCCATAGATACTATTTTCGAAGGATTAAGGTTTGTAATAATTGTATCTTTATACATTATAGAACCAGAAGAAACAGGCTCTAAGCCAGAGATTGCTCTTAAAGTTGTTGTCTTACCAGCACCATTTGCACCAATTAAAGTTACAATCTCCTTTTTTTTAACTTCAAAGCTTATTCCTTTTATTGCATGAATAACTCCATAGTGCACATTTAAGTCCTTAACTTTCAGCATTATGATGCAACCTCCTCGCCTATATACGCTTCTATGACGCTTGGATTTTTCTTAATTTCCTCCGGCTTCCCTTCTGCTATAATCTGCCCATGGTCAAGAACAGTTATATTTTCACAAAGATTCATAACAAACTTCATATCATGCTCTATAAGAAGTATTGAAAGATTAAACCTTTCTTTAACAAATTTAACCGTATCAAGCAATTCCATAGTCTCCTGAGGATTCATCCCTGCCGCAGGCTCATCCAAAAGAAGAAGTTTAGGGCTTGTAGCTAAAGCCCTTGCTATTTCAAGCCTTCTTTGTTTGCCGTAGGGCAGATTTTTAGCTAAATTTTCAGCATACTTATCAAGTTTAAATATCTTCAAAAGTTCCATTGCTTTTTCAGTTATTTCATTTTCTTCTCTATTAAATGAAGGTAATCTTAAAACACTTGATATAATACCATTTTTTGCTTTAAAATTATATGCTATTTTAACATTATCAAGAACTGTTAACTCTTTAAAAAGCCTTATATTTTGAAAAGTCCTTGCTAAACCTATTTTAGTGATCTCATTTGGCAGTAGCCCAACTATATCTTTTCCTTGAACTTTTATTTTTCCAGCGGTTGGTCTATATACACCTGTGAGCATGTTAAAAACAGTTGTTTTCCCAGAACCATTTGGCCCAATAAGACCGTGTATTTCTCCTTCTTCAAGGGAAAGTTTAAACTCAGATACAGCTTTTAATCCTCCAAAGTAAATTGTTAAATCTTCAACTGTTAGCAATTTCATCTTTAACTTTCCCTCCCTTCATAAAAATTCTTGTTATCTTGTTATAAAGTCTAGATATAGATAAATCCCTGGAACCTAAAAGACCAGATGGTTTATATAACATTGTCAATATAAGAATTATTGGGAATATAATCATTCTATAGTCTTGCAGTTCCCTTAATAATTCCAATATAGTTGTAATTCCTGTAGCAGCTATTATCGATCCAAATAAATTCCCCATCCCTCCAATAACAACCATCATTACAATATCAATTGACTTTAAAAATCCAAAGGATTGAGGGTTAATATACATTAAAAAGTGTGCATAAAGCCCTCCTGCAATTCCTGCAAAAAAAGAAGCTATTACAAATGCAGTAAGTTTATATTTTGAAATATCAATTCCCATTGATTGAGCAGCAATTTCATCTTCACGAACTGCCTTTAATGCTCTTCCGTGTGTAGAGCGTATAATATTTACAATAACCAAAACAGTTATAATAGTTGCTATATAGGTTGCTGTAAAGGTAGTTTTTTTAGGTATAGCCATCAATCCTCTTGCTCCACCTACATAATCAATATTTACAAAAATAACTCTTATTATTTCACCGAAACCAAGTGTTGTAATACCAAGATAATCCCCTTTTAATCTTAATATTGGAAATCCTATAACAAGTCCTATAATTGCCGCTCCAATTCCACCAATTATTAATGCAATTGGAAATGGTAATCCTAATTTAATTGATATTATAGCAGACAAATATCCTCCAACTGACATAAACCCTGCATGACCAAGTGAAAACTGACCTGTTATTCCAAGAACAAGATTTAAGCTTACAGCAAGTATTATATTTATTCCAATAAAAATGATTATCTGAACATAATAATCATTTAATATTCCAAAATAAATAAGAAGTTGTATAATAGAATAAACAATTACTGATGCAACTAAAATTATTAGATACTTATATTTTTCGCTCAAATATATCACCTACACTTTCTCGCTAGACTTTTTACCAAGAAGTCCGGAAGGTCTAAAAAGAAGTATAATTATTAAAATGCTAAATGCTATGGCATCAGAAAATTTTGTTGATATAAATCCTTTTGTTAAAGATTCTGCAATACCCATTAACACTCCTCCAGCCATTGCACCAGGAATTACTCCTATTCCTCCAAGTACTGCTGCAGTAAAAGCTTTAAGTCCTGGCATGATTCCCATTAAAGGGTCTATCCTTTGATATAATACTCCAACTAATACTCCTCCTACTGCTGCAAGTGCTGATCCAATTCCAAAAGTATATGAAATTATCCTATCTATATCTATTCCCATTAGCCTTGCAGCATCCTTATCCTGGGACACAGCTCTCATTGCTTTCCCAACTTTAGTATTATGAACGATAAATGTAAGTAAGATCATAAGCCCAATAGATACACCAAGTGTCACAAGCTTTAGTGAATCGATTTCCAAATTTCCTATAGTAACCATTTTTGATGTTAAAAGGCCAGGAAAACTTTTTGGATTAGGCCCTATTATTATTCTTACAAGATTTTCAAGTAATAAGGATATACCTATTGCTGTGATTAGAGCAGTTATTTTGGGAGCTTTTCTTATCGGTCTATATGCTAATCTTTCAATTGTCATACCGAGCAAAGCACATACAACCATCGCAGCAAGCAATGTTGGTACAAAAGATAAATTAAACATATTTGCAGCATAATAAGCTGCAAAGGCTCCAATCATGTAGATATCTCCATGGGCAAAATTTATAAGCTGTACAATACCGTAAACCATAGTATAACCTAAAGCTATTAATGCATAGACACTTCCAAGGGCAATTCCATTAATTAATTGCTGCATAAATATCATAGAATATTTCCCCTTTCATTGTTTTTATACCAAAAGAAGGCTTAAGTTGCCTTCTTTTGGCTTAGGAAAACTTATGGATTTACCTTTCCAACAAATACTTGTTTCCCGTTTTCAATCTTTAGCATAACTGCTGGCTTTATTGGATTTCTATTTTCATCAAGTTTAATCTCACCAGTTACAGCTTTAAGATCTATTTTTTTCAATGCTTCAGCAATTTTTTCTCCATCTGTGCTTCCCGCTTTCTTTATTGCTTCAAACATCATATTAGCTGCATCATATCCTAATGCTGCAAGTGCATCTGGAACCTCATTATACTTAGCCTTATAATCATTTATAAATTTTACTACTTCAGGTGAAGTATCATCCTTGGAATAATGGTTACAGAAATATCCTCCTTCTACTGCTGTTCCTCCAATCTTCACTAAATCAGGTGAATCCCAGCCGTCACCTCCAAGGAATACAGACTTAAGTCCAAGCTGTCTTGCCTGTTTTGCAATAAGACCTACGTTCTGATAATAGTCCGTTAAAACAATTACGTCAGGAGGATTTTTCTTTATATTTGTAAGCTGAGCACTAAAATCGGTTTCTCCATTGTTATAACTTTCATAAGCTGTTACTTTACCACCAGATTTTTCAAATGCTGCCTTGAAATATTCTGCAAGACCTACAGTATAGTCATTTCCAACATCATACAATACAGCTGCTGTTTTAGCTTTTAAATTTTCTGTTGCAAATTTTGCTATAACTGTTCCTTGGAATGGATCTATAAAACATGCTCTAAAGGCATATTCATTACCTTTTTCTGATGTAAATTTGGGGTTTGTTGATGCTCCTGAAATCAATGGAATCTTATTTTGGGTTGCTACTGCTGCCATAGGTATTGATACCTTACTGGAAACAGAACCTATAACTCCTACAACCTTATCGTTATTTATCAGCCTTTGAAGAACCGCAACACCTTGCTCTGGTTTGTTCTCATCATCCTGAACAATCAATTTAATCTTCTTTCCGTTTATTCCTCCCGCACTGTTAACCTGTTCAACTGCAAGTTCAATACCATTCTTAGTTGATTTTCCAAAGGTAGATATGTCTCCAGTAATAGGAATTACTGCTCCTATTTTTATTTCATCTCCTTCCTTATCGCTGCTACTGGTTGTACCGCTATTGTTTGATGTCTGTTTAGTACCACAAGATGTTAATACAAAAGCAACAACTATTATAGATGTTAATAAAGATAGTAATTTCTTTTTCATATAAATTCCTCCTTTTTAAACTTATATAAATTTTAATTAAATACAATAAAATAACATATATGTAATAAATTTCTTAATATGATATAATAAAAAACTCAATGGAGGCATAAATTCCCTTATAACATGACCCTCCGTTGAGTCTTTTGTATTTAAGGTGCTAAACACACTATTGAATACATTTACATAGATATTTTTACATTCCAAATAAAAATACCTACGATATTCTATTTAGTTTTATAAAATAGCTAAAATAATTTATTTTACATATAATCTATCATAATTATTTTACATTTGCAAGTATTAAATTTTATAAATTCATTTTAATTATTTTTAATATCTTTTATGCATTAATTTTTCAAACAATATTTTTGCATTGTTTTTTAATATTATTCGTGTAGTAAACATCACATTCCCGTATAAATGATATATTTTAGTATTTTTATACAATATAATGGATATTTAAATTGATATATTTACCAGATTATTAATTTTAATTAATATGAATATTGAATTTTTAAATTTTTTTTATTTCATTTTTCATTAAAAATCAGGTGATAGTAAAACTATCACCTGATTTTTAATTTTCATTTATCGGATTTTTTCTTATTATTCCATCAGCAAAAGGAATAAATATTGATATTATAGTTGAAATAAAGAGTATATGAATATACCATGCTAATGGAATCACTTGAAAGGGAGATACTGCTCCTTTTGCAAAACTAAGGAGTATAAGCATTTGTGCACCATAAGGTATTATTCCCTGCATTATACACGAAAAAATATCCAATAGCGATGCAGTCCTTCTAGGATCTACTTTGAATTTACTGCTGACTTTTTTAGCTATTTCTCCATTTATTATAATTGCAACTGTATTATTTGCAACAGCAGCATCTGTTAAAGATACAAGGGCTGCTATTCCTATCTCAGCAGATTTTCTTCCCTTCATAAATTTTTGTATTTTAGTTAATAAGTACTGTATTCCTCCATCTTTTGAAATCATCTCCGCAAGGCCTCCAGTTAGCATAGATAATAAAAATATATCTATCATTCCCTTAAAACCTTCAAAAATCTGCTGGCATAATGTTAAAATTGTTAAATTTCCATAGTATAATCCTATAACCCCTGATAAAACAATTCCTGCTGTAAGAACAATAAAAACGTTTATTCCAGATATGGACATTACAAGCACGAATATATATGGTAATACTTTTATGATATTAAATTCATAAGTCTGCATATAAGGAAGAGTTTCTGGTCTTCCAAATATAAGAAGAAGGATAAATGTTATTATCGCAGCAGGAAGAGCAATTAAAAGATTTAATCTAAACTTATCCCTCATTTCACATCCTTGGGTTCTGGTAGCAGCTATTGTAGTATCTGATATTACTGATAGATTATCTCCAAACATAGCACCACCAAGCACTGATGCTAAAGTAAGCGGTAATGATAGCCCTGCCTTTTGAGCTAAACCTACTGCAATAGGCCCAACAGCGACTATAGAGCCAACAGAAGTTCCAGTTGATAAAGATATAAAACAAGTAATTATAAATAATCCTGCTACAATATAATTTGCTGGTATATAAGTTAAGCCAAGATTAACAGTTGAATCAACCCCTCCTATTGATTTTGATACAACTGCAAAGGCACCTGCTAATAAATATATTATACACATAATTATAATGTTAGGATTTCCACATCCTTTTATAAAAGTATCAAATTTTTCATCTATAGTTCCATTTAAAATGATAAATGCAAATATTATTCCAACAAAAGCTGCAACTGGTGCAGGAAGTTGATAAAATGCAAGCTCTACTCCTTTTTGCTGAAGGATTATACCACTACCTAAATAAATAAGAATAAAAATTATAAAAGGTATTAACGCCTTACCATTTGCTTTTGTAAAATCTTTTCCCATATTCTCTCCCCTTATGTTTTATCATATTTTACTTCATATATTGTAATATATCTATCAAATTTATTTTTATCATTATTTTCAATTATAAAATGCCGAATGAGTAAGGTTTAATTCTTCATAAGTACAAAGACCATTATCTAAAGCCTTTTGTCTTAAAGTTAAATAAAGCTCTGCATTTGTTGCATCCTCATAAGGCATAACAAATATAATTCCTATGATAAGTGCAAGCGTTCCAAGTAAATACCATCCTATGAATGATAAATCCAATACAAATATATCAAATTTTTCTCCCTTTGTCATATCGTTGCTAAGCTCTATTGCTCTCTTATATCCAATATTAGGATTGTCTGCAAGTATATAAGGTACCATTCTATAAGCATAAGATTTTACTATTCCAGGTATAATTAAAAGTAGCGTCCATAAAAATATTAAAACAGCCTTATATAGCATAGTCCCGACAATATTTAAGTATCCTTCTTTAAAAGCAAACCCTAAATAACTAAAATTAATATCTCCCTGTGCTGACTTTATAAAGTATTTTCTTCCTCCAACTTCAATAAGATATCCAACAAAAATCCTTAGTATAATAAAAATAATACTAATAAGTAAAACAACAGCAAAAATATTTGGATTATCTACTTCTATATTACCAAAAACCCTTCCTCCTCTTCCTCTATTTCCAGCACCAAATATAGCAATAATTACGCTAACCAATAATGCCTGCCAATAATTTAATTTTAATACATTTTTAGCTCTCTGTTTTATCTCTGCTCTTGTCCACATACTATTTCCCCCCTTTTATAAAATATATATGTTAAGAATATATCATAAATGTAAATTTAATTCAAAAAAAATTTTACAAGTTTAGTTATTATTTTTTACTTTGTAGGCAGTTAAAGCGTATTCTAAAATAAAATTTCATCTTATTGGTAAATGTATATTTTAGAAAAAACTATTGAAAATAAATTTAATAATGTTTATAATAATTTTAAACCCCCTCCCCAATAGGGGTAGGATTAAAGGAGGATTGTTATGAACGCTGAAAAAGAAAAAGCAATGCAACACCTTAAAACAGCTCGTGGGCAAATAGACGGGATATTAAAAATGATTGATGATGGTAGATATTGTGTTGATATTTCAAATCAAATAATAGCTGTACAGTCCCTTTTAAAAAAAGCTAACATGCTGATTTTAAAGCAGCATTTAAATCACTGTGTAAAAGCAGCATTCATAAGTAATTCTGGCGAAGAAAAAATTGATGAAGTAATGGACATACTTGAAAAACTAATTGGAAGGTAGGTGATTTTAATGGAAAAAACAATTAAAATAGGCGGGATGACATGTGCTGCCTGTGCAAAAGCAGTTGAACGATCAGTTAAAAAGCTTGACGGAGTTATAAAGGGTGAAGTAAATATGGCAACTGAAAAGCTTTTAGTTGAA encodes:
- a CDS encoding branched-chain amino acid ABC transporter permease — its product is MSEKYKYLIILVASVIVYSIIQLLIYFGILNDYYVQIIIFIGINIILAVSLNLVLGITGQFSLGHAGFMSVGGYLSAIISIKLGLPFPIALIIGGIGAAIIGLVIGFPILRLKGDYLGITTLGFGEIIRVIFVNIDYVGGARGLMAIPKKTTFTATYIATIITVLVIVNIIRSTHGRALKAVREDEIAAQSMGIDISKYKLTAFVIASFFAGIAGGLYAHFLMYINPQSFGFLKSIDIVMMVVIGGMGNLFGSIIAATGITTILELLRELQDYRMIIFPIILILTMLYKPSGLLGSRDLSISRLYNKITRIFMKGGKVKDEIANS
- a CDS encoding DUF975 family protein, translated to MWTRAEIKQRAKNVLKLNYWQALLVSVIIAIFGAGNRGRGGRVFGNIEVDNPNIFAVVLLISIIFIILRIFVGYLIEVGGRKYFIKSAQGDINFSYLGFAFKEGYLNIVGTMLYKAVLIFLWTLLLIIPGIVKSYAYRMVPYILADNPNIGYKRAIELSNDMTKGEKFDIFVLDLSFIGWYLLGTLALIIGIIFVMPYEDATNAELYLTLRQKALDNGLCTYEELNLTHSAFYN
- a CDS encoding ABC transporter ATP-binding protein, whose protein sequence is MKLLTVEDLTIYFGGLKAVSEFKLSLEEGEIHGLIGPNGSGKTTVFNMLTGVYRPTAGKIKVQGKDIVGLLPNEITKIGLARTFQNIRLFKELTVLDNVKIAYNFKAKNGIISSVLRLPSFNREENEITEKAMELLKIFKLDKYAENLAKNLPYGKQRRLEIARALATSPKLLLLDEPAAGMNPQETMELLDTVKFVKERFNLSILLIEHDMKFVMNLCENITVLDHGQIIAEGKPEEIKKNPSVIEAYIGEEVAS
- a CDS encoding Na+/H+ antiporter NhaC family protein → MGKDFTKANGKALIPFIIFILIYLGSGIILQQKGVELAFYQLPAPVAAFVGIIFAFIILNGTIDEKFDTFIKGCGNPNIIIMCIIYLLAGAFAVVSKSIGGVDSTVNLGLTYIPANYIVAGLFIITCFISLSTGTSVGSIVAVGPIAVGLAQKAGLSLPLTLASVLGGAMFGDNLSVISDTTIAATRTQGCEMRDKFRLNLLIALPAAIITFILLLIFGRPETLPYMQTYEFNIIKVLPYIFVLVMSISGINVFIVLTAGIVLSGVIGLYYGNLTILTLCQQIFEGFKGMIDIFLLSMLTGGLAEMISKDGGIQYLLTKIQKFMKGRKSAEIGIAALVSLTDAAVANNTVAIIINGEIAKKVSSKFKVDPRRTASLLDIFSCIMQGIIPYGAQMLILLSFAKGAVSPFQVIPLAWYIHILFISTIISIFIPFADGIIRKNPINEN
- a CDS encoding ABC transporter substrate-binding protein, with protein sequence MKKKLLSLLTSIIVVAFVLTSCGTKQTSNNSGTTSSSDKEGDEIKIGAVIPITGDISTFGKSTKNGIELAVEQVNSAGGINGKKIKLIVQDDENKPEQGVAVLQRLINNDKVVGVIGSVSSKVSIPMAAVATQNKIPLISGASTNPKFTSEKGNEYAFRACFIDPFQGTVIAKFATENLKAKTAAVLYDVGNDYTVGLAEYFKAAFEKSGGKVTAYESYNNGETDFSAQLTNIKKNPPDVIVLTDYYQNVGLIAKQARQLGLKSVFLGGDGWDSPDLVKIGGTAVEGGYFCNHYSKDDTSPEVVKFINDYKAKYNEVPDALAALGYDAANMMFEAIKKAGSTDGEKIAEALKKIDLKAVTGEIKLDENRNPIKPAVMLKIENGKQVFVGKVNP
- a CDS encoding ABC transporter ATP-binding protein, translating into MLKVKDLNVHYGVIHAIKGISFEVKKKEIVTLIGANGAGKTTTLRAISGLEPVSSGSIMYKDTIITNLNPSKIVSMGLIQCPEGRRVFPSMTVMENLEMGAYLRKDKNVKKDYELVYELFPRLKERRNQIAGTLSGGEQQMLAIGRALMSNPDLLLLDEPSMGLSPLLVKEIFKIIKEINKEGRTILLVEQNAHIALSIANRAYVLETGTISLEGDAKEILQNEDVKKAYLGE
- a CDS encoding metal-sensing transcriptional repressor translates to MNAEKEKAMQHLKTARGQIDGILKMIDDGRYCVDISNQIIAVQSLLKKANMLILKQHLNHCVKAAFISNSGEEKIDEVMDILEKLIGR
- a CDS encoding branched-chain amino acid ABC transporter permease; protein product: MIFMQQLINGIALGSVYALIALGYTMVYGIVQLINFAHGDIYMIGAFAAYYAANMFNLSFVPTLLAAMVVCALLGMTIERLAYRPIRKAPKITALITAIGISLLLENLVRIIIGPNPKSFPGLLTSKMVTIGNLEIDSLKLVTLGVSIGLMILLTFIVHNTKVGKAMRAVSQDKDAARLMGIDIDRIISYTFGIGSALAAVGGVLVGVLYQRIDPLMGIMPGLKAFTAAVLGGIGVIPGAMAGGVLMGIAESLTKGFISTKFSDAIAFSILIIILLFRPSGLLGKKSSEKV